One Legionella lansingensis genomic region harbors:
- a CDS encoding sugar transferase has protein sequence MLGKENNLSKRIFDIFCSCTLLVLMSPIILIIIFLIRYNLGAPVFFRQERPGLHGKIFRMIKFRTMRDIADARGELLPDSQRMTSLGKFLRATSLDELPELWNVLKGEMSMVGPRPLLTEYLPLYSIEQRRRHDVKPGITGLAQINGRNALSWEEKFKLDVWYVNNQSLWLDIKILLLTVKKVLICDGITSEDSVTAEKFKGTKS, from the coding sequence ATGCTGGGAAAAGAGAATAATTTGAGTAAACGTATATTTGATATTTTTTGTTCGTGTACATTATTGGTGTTAATGTCTCCCATCATATTAATAATTATTTTCCTTATTCGGTATAATTTGGGAGCCCCAGTATTCTTCCGTCAAGAACGTCCTGGTTTGCACGGTAAGATCTTTCGCATGATAAAATTTAGAACGATGCGAGATATTGCAGATGCGAGAGGAGAACTTTTGCCTGATTCTCAAAGGATGACCTCGTTGGGCAAGTTCTTAAGGGCGACCAGTCTGGATGAATTGCCTGAACTATGGAACGTTCTGAAAGGCGAGATGAGTATGGTTGGTCCAAGACCTTTATTAACTGAGTATTTACCACTCTACAGTATAGAGCAAAGAAGACGTCACGATGTAAAACCAGGCATCACAGGATTAGCCCAAATCAATGGGAGAAATGCTTTGTCGTGGGAAGAGAAATTTAAATTAGATGTTTGGTATGTGAACAATCAATCTTTGTGGTTAGATATCAAAATACTGCTCTTAACAGTCAAGAAAGTTTTGATATGTGATGGGATTACAAGTGAGGATAGCGTGACCGCTGAAAAATTCAAGGGGACGAAATCATGA
- a CDS encoding MraY family glycosyltransferase produces the protein MVWFGFFLFVFSLCWVLTGLLRRYALATNLLDIPNHRSSHVVPTPRGGGLAFIVSFLAAVLFLFYLDLISFSLSLALLGSGTFVAILGFLDDRRSIPARWRLLGHFVVAGFSIYVLGGMPSISVFNWIFPAGVLINILAVFYLVWLLNLYNFMDGIDGIAAVEAVTVCLGGALLYYLCGDETEIRLPLTLTVAVGGFLCWNFPPARIFMGDAGSGFLGMVLGILSIQAARIDGNFFWAWLILLGVFIVDATITLLCRAYRGEVLLQAHCSHAYQNASRRYNTHLPVTMGVLVINLLWLFPMAMMVGLGFINGSFGLLIAYLPLVVLAFKFNAGKRE, from the coding sequence ATGGTTTGGTTTGGTTTTTTTTTGTTTGTTTTTAGTTTGTGTTGGGTATTAACTGGATTATTACGTCGTTATGCCCTTGCGACTAATTTACTTGACATACCAAATCATCGCAGCTCACATGTGGTGCCGACTCCGCGAGGAGGAGGGTTGGCTTTTATTGTTAGTTTCCTGGCAGCGGTGCTGTTTTTATTTTATTTAGACCTCATCTCTTTTTCTTTATCTTTGGCTTTGTTAGGTTCAGGAACCTTTGTTGCCATTCTTGGGTTTCTGGATGACCGTCGTTCTATTCCAGCAAGATGGCGCTTATTGGGGCATTTTGTTGTCGCTGGTTTTTCTATTTATGTGTTGGGTGGAATGCCATCGATTTCTGTTTTTAATTGGATTTTCCCGGCTGGGGTCCTGATTAATATTCTTGCAGTATTTTATCTGGTCTGGTTGTTAAATTTATATAATTTCATGGATGGTATTGATGGCATTGCCGCAGTTGAAGCGGTGACGGTTTGTTTAGGGGGGGCTTTGCTTTATTATCTGTGTGGCGATGAAACGGAAATACGCTTACCGCTTACTTTAACCGTTGCTGTAGGTGGTTTCCTATGTTGGAATTTCCCTCCTGCCCGTATTTTTATGGGCGATGCAGGGAGTGGTTTCTTAGGAATGGTATTGGGGATATTGTCAATTCAGGCAGCAAGGATTGACGGTAACTTTTTTTGGGCTTGGCTGATTCTTTTGGGTGTTTTTATTGTTGATGCTACAATAACCCTGCTTTGCCGAGCGTATCGTGGAGAAGTTTTATTACAGGCGCATTGCAGCCACGCTTATCAAAATGCTTCTCGACGTTATAATACCCATTTGCCAGTGACGATGGGGGTATTGGTAATAAATCTTTTGTGGTTGTTCCCAATGGCTATGATGGTGGGATTGGGTTTTATTAATGGGAGTTTTGGATTATTAATTGCCTATCTGCCTTTGGTTGTTTTGGCCTTTAAATTTAATGCTGGGAAAAGAGAATAA
- a CDS encoding acyltransferase family protein: MAPFNYLFMTPLTDSRLAVGIFFIISGFVLSYRFIGYRMEPATFVKTLVARYIRLTIPIAVVSLLVLVFGFYSSFLHNIKATALEPKWGYDPFYTFNPSFTDALKFSFWNVFLNYDNNHTYIPPAWTMPRELLGSYFIYTTVFIAGFHNYWNRRRLFITMIAVSAFLVLNLRFHYTAFFLYGYLLAEYYKSNTTSNQTSPNNRVAFLAFIALMIFSSFRSPDRSVFLPLVGMSLIVVWSVLYSQRLSAFFSNRVSLFLGKISFPLYLIHVPIYCTFSSWLISWLYGLGFNQLQTYSMVYLTSLPLVIISAYFLYPMERFAIDVSRRISRFSLKAFFNNLSLDTKTGVEI, encoded by the coding sequence ATTGCACCATTTAATTACCTTTTCATGACACCTCTGACTGATAGTCGACTAGCCGTCGGTATTTTCTTCATCATCTCGGGTTTTGTTCTGAGTTACCGTTTTATTGGTTATCGAATGGAACCTGCCACCTTCGTTAAGACGCTCGTTGCCAGATACATTCGCCTTACGATACCAATTGCTGTTGTATCATTACTCGTACTTGTCTTTGGTTTCTACTCCTCATTTCTACATAACATAAAGGCCACTGCTCTTGAACCTAAATGGGGCTATGATCCGTTCTATACTTTTAATCCATCTTTTACAGATGCGCTTAAATTTTCATTCTGGAACGTCTTTTTGAATTACGATAATAACCACACGTACATTCCTCCAGCCTGGACAATGCCTAGAGAGTTATTGGGGTCATACTTCATTTATACTACTGTCTTTATCGCGGGCTTTCATAACTACTGGAATCGCAGACGTCTTTTTATAACAATGATTGCTGTATCAGCATTCCTGGTGCTTAACCTACGTTTTCATTACACAGCCTTTTTCTTATATGGATATTTACTTGCTGAGTATTACAAAAGCAACACCACCTCTAACCAAACCAGTCCCAATAACCGTGTGGCTTTCCTGGCATTTATTGCGCTAATGATTTTTTCATCCTTTCGCTCACCGGATCGCTCAGTCTTCTTACCATTAGTTGGAATGTCTCTTATTGTTGTGTGGTCAGTGCTTTATTCGCAACGACTTTCTGCTTTTTTCTCCAACCGAGTTTCGCTGTTTCTTGGAAAAATTTCATTTCCACTTTATTTAATCCACGTACCCATTTACTGCACCTTTTCTTCTTGGCTTATTAGTTGGCTTTACGGCTTAGGTTTCAATCAGCTGCAGACATATAGCATGGTTTATTTAACCAGTCTGCCTTTAGTAATTATTAGCGCCTATTTTCTTTATCCAATGGAACGATTTGCGATAGACGTTAGTCGCCGAATAAGTCGCTTCTCATTAAAAGCATTCTTTAATAACTTATCATTAGACACCAAAACAGGAGTGGAGATTTAG
- a CDS encoding GIY-YIG nuclease family protein has product MLTIACSYIWLPMYVGSTSDLIKRVWEHKNKVTSGFTAQHSVHILVYYEVHSTYVEAARREKRFKNWCRQWKLNLIEDLNPEWRDLYEEICS; this is encoded by the coding sequence ATGCTGACGATAGCGTGCTCATATATTTGGCTTCCTATGTATGTCGGTTCAACATCAGATTTGATTAAACGTGTCTGGGAACACAAAAATAAGGTGACTTCAGGGTTTACAGCTCAGCACAGTGTACATATCCTAGTCTATTATGAAGTGCATTCAACCTATGTAGAAGCTGCTCGACGGGAAAAGCGTTTCAAAAATTGGTGCAGACAGTGGAAGTTAAATTTAATTGAAGATTTAAATCCAGAATGGCGCGATCTTTATGAAGAAATCTGCAGCTGA